One window from the genome of Silvimonas iriomotensis encodes:
- a CDS encoding transporter — protein sequence MAQADNARDWQNLPIDTPIGFAYYFHVDSNTSLDTNLPIKDANASIDVGLARFAYAWTGLGDKVAGIQVLQPYANVDLSLPGTAVDHSRRGWGDTNIVLVQNIFGGPALTLDQFMRWKPETFLSAAVWVTAPTGSYDANKTVNTGANRWAVKPELAFGHPFGNSWIEANAWVQWFGNNDEYLGHQTLKQDPKIGLEGHYSYSFSQAFWASVDLYYNHGGQTKVNNLVQSEGGSTWQGGFGAQLLLSPADAISASYTDTLSKPDGGADAKVYMLSYRRIF from the coding sequence TTGGCACAGGCAGATAATGCGCGCGACTGGCAGAACCTGCCGATCGATACCCCGATCGGTTTTGCCTATTATTTTCACGTTGATTCCAACACCTCGCTCGATACCAACCTGCCCATCAAGGATGCCAATGCGTCCATCGATGTCGGTCTTGCCCGCTTTGCCTATGCCTGGACCGGGCTGGGCGACAAGGTGGCCGGCATTCAGGTGCTGCAACCTTATGCCAACGTTGATCTCTCCTTGCCGGGCACGGCGGTAGATCACTCAAGGCGCGGCTGGGGCGATACCAATATCGTGCTGGTACAGAACATTTTTGGCGGGCCAGCGCTGACGCTCGACCAGTTCATGCGCTGGAAGCCGGAGACCTTTCTGAGCGCAGCAGTGTGGGTCACCGCCCCAACCGGCAGTTATGACGCCAACAAAACCGTGAATACCGGCGCGAACCGTTGGGCGGTCAAACCGGAACTGGCGTTCGGGCACCCGTTTGGCAATAGCTGGATCGAGGCCAACGCGTGGGTGCAGTGGTTTGGCAACAATGATGAATACCTCGGCCACCAGACGCTCAAGCAAGACCCGAAGATCGGGCTGGAAGGGCATTACAGCTACAGCTTCTCGCAAGCATTCTGGGCATCGGTTGACCTGTACTACAACCACGGTGGCCAGACCAAAGTGAACAACCTGGTGCAAAGCGAAGGCGGCAGCACCTGGCAGGGCGGCTTTGGCGCGCAACTGCTGCTGTCCCCGGCCGATGCCATCAGCGCATCCTATACCGACACCCTGAGCAAGCCCGATGGCGGGGCCGATGCCAAGGTGTACATGCTGTCCTACCGCCGCATTTTCTGA